TGTCTTGGCAGAGTGTGTTTGCGATTTTAGTCGCATCCAAATCAGCGGTGCGTCTGCTTCGCCTCGCGGTTTCTAGTTTGAAATagtttgttgttgtaattacCGGCAAAACACTTGAACCGATTATTAATAGCCGCGAAATGACTGCCAATTGTTGACCCCTTGTGTTCGAGCTTTAATTAGAAACGAAAATAGTTCCTAGGTGCACAAACAACCAATTCCGGATTTTAATTATAGTCACAAAGTTACATCGATCATTCGCCGGAATCCTGCACGAAATACTCGAATATGGGTAAAAGCCTCTatctatttatgtatatttactgTCGGTGACATTTCCACTTTCTTTGGCCGGCCCATTGattcttttctttgctttggGCCTGCTTTTGTGGGCCGGGCCTTGAAAgtgaaagccaaacaaaaggaaaTTGGCAACAGGCGTGGGTATATTCCATCGATACCCTAACACTTAGCACATGGAGGTGCGGTTTTTATGTGCACACTATTGGTCAATGATAGTGGCCATTGGATAGTTACCTATTTTTAGCTAACTCTTTCGCACTAAAACAGCTTATTCTCATCATCCTTGACATTTTAAATGATCAAATGaattttctatatatgtatatgattgAGCCATTGAAATAATAACTTAAATACAATGAAACTTAAACCTAAATGACCTGTCTTACATTTATCAACCCTCTGCccatatttttgaattataGATTTGAATCTATATATCAAATTTAAGCTACAGAAGATATATGTGATGCACAAATCAATCTGCTATCTATATTTGTTTGATGATAAAGCCCTAACCAAATTCACTGTCAATATGATTAGATATAACACCTTTGTTAAAAGGTCTATGGCCTcgcagaaaaatatatttaattaataacattatGTGtgtcattaatattaataattcagTGAGTGCAACGGGTATACCAGTGACGTTCTAATCTTATTAGTTCTTGATAACCTTTGTTGGGTCCCAGTAGGTTAAGCTAATATTTATGCAAGGGATTTGTACTAATTATACACATGATTATTAACAATAACTATAAAACAGATAACACTTGCATACTATATGTTACCTTTAGTTATTGAAAACAATTCACATGGAATAATTTCTAGTCCAAATGGTTTAAGAACCAACCCATTAATGTGTGTCAACTTGTTTTTGTGGAGGAGTAGAAACTTCCGCATTTCGTTCCCAATCAAGAGTAATTAAACTCCAGTTCTAGACCAGCAACACTTAATTGAAACTAGGCCCACCCTTACAGTCCAACGCCCTCCTTAAGTCGGCACAGTGGGGCCTGCCTAACGTGACTAAGACATAGTTTACTCAAAGCAATTTTAAAGTACTTAATATATTAtggtatatattatatatgtatgtacatatgtatatacatctAGTGAATTTAGCTGATGGGtatttgtgaaatttttactGTGATCTGTATGTTCTACAGACTCGTTGATTAATTGATTATTAATATACGGTGCTCATCGACCTTATCAGATGTAGAAGTCAAAGCATTGGGGATGGCTTTGGCTCTATGGCTTTGGAGCAAATTGAAAGTCATAATCCATGGGGAATTCGGAATATACTATATTCTAAAAGCCAGACTGTATGACCGAATGACGAGTCGAGTGCTCCGGATTTGGAACAAGCGGCTTCGCCGGCGGCTTATCGGGGATGGGCGGTGTTCCGGGGAGGGGTGGGCTTAATTAGGGGCACATTCAGTGCAGTGGCGGTGCGTGTCTTCCTATAGCTACCCCCCCCAACCCCCTTTCCCCCCGTTAACCCCCGAAGCCCCAACCCTACGACCTTTGGCGCTGGCAAGCGGTCGCTCGCAATTGCCTTGCCCACTAATGGCACATCCGCCATGGGCTTCCGCGGATCCGGACTTGTATTCCGATTCCGATACGGAATCGGATTCAGTTACCCCGCGGCGCCGAACGTAGCCGCAAGAAACCGGCACTTTGTGGCACAAACAACAGCGGATAGTTGGCGAATCCCAAGACGAATCCAGTAAATGCCAACATGCATTTGAGGATCCGTCTCACGTGTCGCAAGTATGAAATTTGGGGTAAGCactcgttgttgttggttggCCCTGCACCGGTTCTGCTAATATATGTTTCTGgctcggattggattggatcaGATCGGATCGGTtggtgtgttgtgttgtggtGTGCTATGTGGTGTGTGTTGTGCTGTGGCGTGGTGTTGTGTATGGTGTGCTGTGTTGTGTGCAGTGGTGAGGAGCGTCTGGTGGCCTCCTTTCGAGTGATATGTGCGTAACGGTGCATCGCCCGCTGTGCCGGGCATTTTAATATCTGAAGTTTCgctggatggttggatggccGGATTGCTGGGGGCTTTTGGGGGCTTGGGGGCCTTAAAAGCCCCACGCGGCGCAGGTGCAACCTTAGTCGAGTTCGGTGTGTCGTCGAATCAGCCGGTGTCGATTCGCAGGAGCACAGTGATTGCCAAGCGCCATGTGTAAGCCCAGTGTTCCCAATTGTGTGACAAACTATAAACAGTGctaaaaatacattattttacctatttaaaaaacaatttaatattctttaaatgggaaaatgtaACTAGAACTACAAGTCAACAaagatttttttgtttttcgactTATAAAGCTTTAGTTGAGACTAAATGAGTTAATTAACAAGAAGTACAAATTAGTACTTTCATTAGTACATTAATTTcagataaaaatatttttattatatatttcactgttttttttttttttagaaataatagtaattgttaataagaacaataaaattaagattATTGTTGGTTAAATAACTTGTATCTTAACTAAGCTGACTTAACAAAAGGTGAGCGGAAGTAACAAAAGTATATAAAACAGCTTTATAAAAAAAGAGGGAACATTATTATGGGAGGATTATCTTTGATTGCGATTGGTAAGAGaacaaatcaatataaaaGAAACTAAGCATGATTTTTATGCATGTTTTTgtgcaatttgcatgcaaatttcaacaataatattgttttataAGTCTTCATGCGGATTATTTCATGTTAAGCTACGTTTCCATTGAGAAATCTAATTtggtattaaataaaaaaaaatagtgctagaatacaaaaattaagaatTATACTCAAGACATTAAACATGTTTTATCCCAAAGATTATTGAAAAAAGTTTAAGTTTTTGATATGTGGTCATCATTAATTGAACATCTAAAATAACATAATAATGTTATCATAAAACTGGGATAATTACTGGCTATCTAACGGTAAACAAATCGAGCCATCGATGGCCTATCGATCTCAGGGGAAGCTTTTCCTGGAGCTTTTCTTGCGTTACCCGCGTAGACAGCTTTTGCGATTAGACAGCTGATTAGCGGGGTGAAACATGTGAGATGCGATAAATAAATGGGGGAAGTAGTTTCCCGGCGACCAGCGAACGTGAGAGAACGGGCAAAGTTCTCGGTCTTCTCGCTTGCATGCGTATTATGGGATTGTGGCGGTTTCTGAAATGTTCGTCTCGCTTGCCTTTTTGCCTCTTGGAAAACGTGTTTAActagcaaaacaaacaaaacaaagtgcCCAACAATGCgtccatttgcataaaaaagcaatcaaaacaaaagccgaaacAGAACGAGTGCAGAACATGAataaagacaaaaacaaaaacgaattCTAAGCAGAGAACGATGACACATTAttgcaaatgtatctgtattcGTACTAGCTTTActgggagagagagagagggagagagacagagagtgAAAGTTTTTCCTTGAAAGCTCGTGCTCTCCGGTTTCGTGCTTTTGCTTTGAGCCGCTCATTCGCATTGTTTGGCTCTTTGCTTTGTCCATTGTCCTGATCGTGTTGTTGTTATGCAAAGATTCCaatttcatttccgtttccctTTGTTTCAATTCTCTTCGTTCCGATTCGTTTCGCCCGCCGACTTTGAAAATCGGCTGAAACCATTGTTCAAGTGAGTATGAATATCGCAGCGGTGTTTACTGTATGTACCGTTACCAAAAGGTGACATTGGATAATTCTAATAAGTATGGGTAATAAAagaagggggaaggggggaacGACCATTGAAAGGCAGATAAGATATGCGGATAATTTGGCCATTTATGTGGTTGCCTATGCTAAATGTCATTTTTGACCAGAATTTGTTGAAGCATAAGATTTTCTTTCAATGTTTAAAGGGGgttctattaaaaatatttgttctttAAATATACTCAGCGTCATAATAAGTGGTAACTTATCATACCATGCTCACAAAtgaattttcttatttatatttagcaactacaaataaaaagtaatataatataataataaaatgcttATTTGTACAATGATTTCCTTTTGGACTTATCTTTACGCACATGTttccatgtacatatgtattttcgCTATCTCTGATAAGCAGACAATCGGATATATCTTTCGCAAGTTGAGCTGGCTTATCTTTCcaataaagtaatgaaatatataatattatcaTTGATTATTTAGAAAGGCTTCAACAAGCCAGTTGTGTTTTAGagttaaaaaaacaatatgtCTACACAAAATCAATATGATTCACTTGTGCCACTTACCACGCACATATCTCTATGCAATCGATTTGTTTTCCATATcaggaaattgaaaaatgtgctaCGCACAATTATCACTCCCATTATCGGTGCGCTGTAATCACTCGAATATGTGTCCAGTAGCGAAGCGCTTTACACCCTGTATGTCTATGTATTCGCAGCTCTCTCCTTCTTCTCCCTGGTCACTGGTCTGTATGTCCTGCACTTCTCCATAGCGCTGATCCTGGTCAACAAGGAGGTGCCCCAAACGCGCGGAATGCTGTATCCCAGGGAATCGGAGACGCGAGAGGTGCGTTCCCTGGACGGGATCTGGAACTTTGTGCGCTCCGATCAGGCGAATCCCACGCAGGGCGTACGCGATGAGTGGTATGCCAAGGAGTTGAGCAAGAGCCGGCCCACAATCCCCATGCCGGTGCCCGCATCCTATAACGACATCACCACGGATAACCTGCGGGATCACGTGGGCACAGTGTGGTACGACCGCAAGTTCTTTGTGCCCCGATCCTGGGCGAAGGATCAGAGGATATGGCTGCGCTTCGGTAGTGTTCACTACGAGGCATATGTGGTGGGTGCTAAAAATATATCCTATTACAATTAGATGGCATGGATAGGAGTCATTTTATACATATTGGTGCCTAAAAGAATGCAATCATTTTAATATGATTTTAGTAGCTCATCCTATAAATTTAATGAGAAATCTTTCATTTCAGTGGATCAACGGCCAGAAGGTGGTGAAGCACGAAATGGGTCACCTGCCCTTCGAGGCGGAGGTCACGGATCTCCTGAGCTATGGAGCTGAGAATCGCATCACCGTGATGTGCGACAACGCTCTCATTCAGACGACAGTGCCGCAGGGCAGGATCACGGAAGTGCCCAACGATGGTGGCATGACCATTGTGCAGAGCTACACCTTCGACTTTTTCAACTATGCGGGGATCCACAGGAGCGTGCATCTTTACACCACGCCCCGTACTTTCATCGAGGAGGTTGAGGTCACCACGAACCTTTCAAAGGATGCCACCGGTAGGTTATTTCGATTGAATTTCTATACTTTTtgatattaatattgtaataatTTCATACAACAACAGTTGGCGAGGTGTTCTACAGCGTAAGCGTCAATGGCAGCGCTGCCAACGAGGCAGACAATGTGCTGCACATTCAGGCCAACTTGTACGATAAGGAAGGCGTCATGGTGGCGAATGCCACGTCGGACGGCAAGCTAGGCGGCAAGTTGCAGGTGAACCAGGTGAAGCCCTGGTGGCCCTACCTCATGCATCCCGAGCCTGGTTATTTGTACCAGCTGGAGATCAAACTGCTGGCGACCAACGACGAGCTCCTAGATGTCTATCGACTCAAAGTGGGAATACGCACATTAAGTTGGAACAGCCAGCAGTTCCTGATCAACGGCAAGCCGGTTTATTTCCGCGGATTTGGACGACACGAAGATGCGGATATCAGGGGTAAAGGTCTGGACAACGCACTGATGGTTCGCGACTTCAATCTGCTCAAGTGGATTGGAGCGAATGCCTACCGCACCTCGCACTATCCCTACTCCGAGGAGTCCATGCAGTTTGCGGATGAGCACGGCATCATGATCATCGACGAATGTCCCAGCGTGGATACGGAGTTGAGTTCTGCACACACCTCAAGGGGATTTCTTATTAATGCTGTTGTCTTCGATTTTCAGAAACTACAGCCAGGAGCTGCTGGGCAAGCACAAATCGTCGCTGGAGCAGCTCATCCATCGGGATCGGAACCATCCAAGTGTGGTCATGTGGTCCATTGCCAACGAACCTCGCACTGGTAGCGTGAGTGCGGACTCGTACTTTGAGTGGGTACTTCTATCTTCTTTCCGATGGTCCCAGTTTAATCCCATACCTTATCCATCAGATTAGTGGCCAACTACACGCGCTCTCTGGATAAAACCCGACCCATCACGGCGGCCATTGCCGTTCCAAACACCCAGGATAAGGCGGTTAGTAAATAGTGCTTGACCTTTAGATCTTGTGTAATATATACTATTTCCATTCCAGGGCCGCTCTCTGGACATCATCAGCTTCAATCGTTACAATGCCTGGTACTCGAATGCCGGACGTCTGGACATGGTGACCCAGAATGTAATCGACGAGGCCGTCGCGTGGAACAAACGTTACAACAAGCCCATCATCATGTCTGAATATGGAGCGGATACCCTGGAGGGCTTGCATATGGTGAGTATTCAACTTAGAGATACATCCTCTCTCTTGGTTTAAAGTAAAGTTAATTAATCCCTTCATGTTGTCCCATCAGCAACCTGCTTATGTGTGGTCGGAGGAGTTCCAGACGGAGGTGTTTTCCCGCCATTTTAAGGCCTTCGATGAGCTGCGCAAAAAGGGCTGGTTTATTGGCGAGTTTGTGTGGAACTTTGCCGACTTTAAGACAGCTCAAAGTGAGTGACCGTTACCACAcaatagttattttatttgtaaagtaATAAcatgtttgttttattcagGCTACACCCGCGTGGGAGGCAATAAAAAGGGTGTGTTCACCCGCGCCCGCCAACCAAAGGCGGCAGCCCATCTGCTCCGCAAAAGATACTTTGCACTGGGCAGAGATTTGGACCAATGCAGCTTCCCGGACGATCTCTTCACCTACATCGCCGACCTGATATCCTAATGGTTGGGAGCACGTGGATGCTGCCTCAAGTATTCGGCCACTGTAAATAAGTTTACCAAGAACCACTTTATCCTTGG
This sequence is a window from Drosophila teissieri strain GT53w chromosome 2R, Prin_Dtei_1.1, whole genome shotgun sequence. Protein-coding genes within it:
- the LOC122613096 gene encoding beta-glucuronidase isoform X3, which translates into the protein MLYPRESETREVRSLDGIWNFVRSDQANPTQGVRDEWYAKELSKSRPTIPMPVPASYNDITTDNLRDHVGTVWYDRKFFVPRSWAKDQRIWLRFGSVHYEAYVWINGQKVVKHEMGHLPFEAEVTDLLSYGAENRITVMCDNALIQTTVPQGRITEVPNDGGMTIVQSYTFDFFNYAGIHRSVHLYTTPRTFIEEVEVTTNLSKDATVGEVFYSVSVNGSAANEADNVLHIQANLYDKEGVMVANATSDGKLGGKLQVNQVKPWWPYLMHPEPGYLYQLEIKLLATNDELLDVYRLKVGIRTLSWNSQQFLINGKPVYFRGFGRHEDADIRGKGLDNALMVRDFNLLKWIGANAYRTSHYPYSEESMQFADEHGIMIIDECPSVDTENYSQELLGKHKSSLEQLIHRDRNHPSVVMWSIANEPRTGSVSADSYFELVANYTRSLDKTRPITAAIAVPNTQDKAGRSLDIISFNRYNAWYSNAGRLDMVTQNVIDEAVAWNKRYNKPIIMSEYGADTLEGLHMQPAYVWSEEFQTEVFSRHFKAFDELRKKGWFIGEFVWNFADFKTAQSYTRVGGNKKGVFTRARQPKAAAHLLRKRYFALGRDLDQCSFPDDLFTYIADLIS
- the LOC122613096 gene encoding beta-glucuronidase isoform X2, whose amino-acid sequence is MRIMGLWRFLKSLILVNKEVPQTRGMLYPRESETREVRSLDGIWNFVRSDQANPTQGVRDEWYAKELSKSRPTIPMPVPASYNDITTDNLRDHVGTVWYDRKFFVPRSWAKDQRIWLRFGSVHYEAYVWINGQKVVKHEMGHLPFEAEVTDLLSYGAENRITVMCDNALIQTTVPQGRITEVPNDGGMTIVQSYTFDFFNYAGIHRSVHLYTTPRTFIEEVEVTTNLSKDATVGEVFYSVSVNGSAANEADNVLHIQANLYDKEGVMVANATSDGKLGGKLQVNQVKPWWPYLMHPEPGYLYQLEIKLLATNDELLDVYRLKVGIRTLSWNSQQFLINGKPVYFRGFGRHEDADIRGKGLDNALMVRDFNLLKWIGANAYRTSHYPYSEESMQFADEHGIMIIDECPSVDTENYSQELLGKHKSSLEQLIHRDRNHPSVVMWSIANEPRTGSVSADSYFELVANYTRSLDKTRPITAAIAVPNTQDKAGRSLDIISFNRYNAWYSNAGRLDMVTQNVIDEAVAWNKRYNKPIIMSEYGADTLEGLHMQPAYVWSEEFQTEVFSRHFKAFDELRKKGWFIGEFVWNFADFKTAQSYTRVGGNKKGVFTRARQPKAAAHLLRKRYFALGRDLDQCSFPDDLFTYIADLIS
- the LOC122613096 gene encoding beta-glucuronidase isoform X1, with the protein product MALSFFSLVTGLYVLHFSIALILVNKEVPQTRGMLYPRESETREVRSLDGIWNFVRSDQANPTQGVRDEWYAKELSKSRPTIPMPVPASYNDITTDNLRDHVGTVWYDRKFFVPRSWAKDQRIWLRFGSVHYEAYVWINGQKVVKHEMGHLPFEAEVTDLLSYGAENRITVMCDNALIQTTVPQGRITEVPNDGGMTIVQSYTFDFFNYAGIHRSVHLYTTPRTFIEEVEVTTNLSKDATVGEVFYSVSVNGSAANEADNVLHIQANLYDKEGVMVANATSDGKLGGKLQVNQVKPWWPYLMHPEPGYLYQLEIKLLATNDELLDVYRLKVGIRTLSWNSQQFLINGKPVYFRGFGRHEDADIRGKGLDNALMVRDFNLLKWIGANAYRTSHYPYSEESMQFADEHGIMIIDECPSVDTENYSQELLGKHKSSLEQLIHRDRNHPSVVMWSIANEPRTGSVSADSYFELVANYTRSLDKTRPITAAIAVPNTQDKAGRSLDIISFNRYNAWYSNAGRLDMVTQNVIDEAVAWNKRYNKPIIMSEYGADTLEGLHMQPAYVWSEEFQTEVFSRHFKAFDELRKKGWFIGEFVWNFADFKTAQSYTRVGGNKKGVFTRARQPKAAAHLLRKRYFALGRDLDQCSFPDDLFTYIADLIS